A window of the Rubeoparvulum massiliense genome harbors these coding sequences:
- a CDS encoding amino acid ABC transporter permease codes for MDYIITLMPALLSGLVTTLQVFFITLVLSIPLGILVAIGRLSKFKPLVALLQFYIWIMRGTPLLLQIVFIFFGLPIVGITVERFPAVIVAFSLNYAAYFGEIFRGGIAAIDKGQYEAAKVLGFTPTKTFFKIILPQMMKIVLPSVANEVITLVKDTALVYVVGLGDLLRAGKIASNRDASLTPLVMVGIFYLGLTAILTSLFKKLEKRHAYYQ; via the coding sequence ATGGACTATATCATCACACTGATGCCTGCATTGCTATCTGGACTAGTGACCACCTTACAGGTGTTCTTTATCACACTAGTCCTTTCCATCCCTTTAGGGATCCTCGTAGCGATAGGTAGGCTCTCCAAATTTAAACCACTGGTAGCTCTGCTGCAATTCTATATCTGGATCATGCGGGGTACACCACTGCTGTTGCAAATCGTCTTCATCTTCTTTGGCTTACCGATTGTGGGCATTACCGTTGAGCGTTTTCCTGCCGTTATCGTTGCCTTCTCTCTCAACTATGCTGCCTATTTCGGTGAAATCTTCCGAGGCGGTATTGCCGCTATTGATAAAGGACAGTATGAAGCAGCGAAAGTGCTGGGTTTTACACCGACAAAGACCTTCTTCAAGATCATCCTGCCGCAAATGATGAAGATCGTCCTACCCTCCGTCGCCAATGAAGTGATCACCCTGGTAAAGGATACGGCTTTGGTCTATGTGGTGGGCCTCGGTGATCTCTTACGTGCTGGGAAAATCGCTTCCAACCGTGATGCCTCATTGACACCGCTCGTGATGGTGGGCATCTTTTACTTAGGGCTAACGGCAATCCTAACCAGTCTCTTTAAAAAGCTAGAGAAACGACATGCCTATTATCAATGA
- a CDS encoding amino acid ABC transporter ATP-binding protein, which yields MTLKVEGLSKSFDGKPVLQNINFQLATGEILAILGRSGAGKTTLLRCINHLEKCDRGTVQIAGMDLCRDEAGHSVYAKSAQLRKIRKEIGLVFQNFNLFPHMSVLENITAAPIHSYGISKQAATTKAIELLEMLELSDKADAYPYQLSGGQRQRVAIARACALEPKIMSLDEPTSALDPELREGIALTIERLAATGMGILLITHDMNFAKRVAQRVIFMEDGRIIEEGSNEEFFGNMENERVKRFVGV from the coding sequence ATGACACTCAAGGTAGAGGGATTATCAAAGAGCTTCGATGGGAAGCCAGTCCTACAAAATATTAACTTCCAATTAGCGACTGGGGAGATCCTCGCCATCTTAGGACGATCGGGGGCAGGCAAGACCACCCTACTCCGTTGCATCAATCACCTTGAAAAGTGTGACCGAGGCACGGTTCAGATCGCAGGTATGGATCTATGTCGAGATGAAGCGGGTCATAGTGTCTATGCCAAGTCTGCTCAGCTGCGGAAGATTCGGAAGGAGATCGGCTTGGTTTTTCAAAACTTCAATCTCTTCCCCCATATGTCCGTGCTAGAGAATATTACAGCAGCTCCTATTCACTCGTATGGAATCTCGAAGCAAGCTGCGACGACGAAAGCAATAGAACTACTAGAGATGCTAGAGTTGTCCGATAAGGCAGACGCCTATCCTTACCAACTATCAGGGGGACAGCGACAACGGGTGGCCATCGCGCGGGCCTGTGCCTTAGAGCCGAAGATTATGAGCCTGGATGAGCCTACCTCCGCTCTCGATCCTGAGCTCAGAGAAGGCATCGCCTTAACCATTGAACGTTTAGCTGCAACCGGCATGGGGATTCTTCTTATCACCCATGATATGAACTTTGCCAAGCGGGTGGCGCAGCGCGTGATCTTTATGGAAGATGGTCGAATCATTGAAGAGGGGAGTAATGAGGAGTTCTTTGGGAATATGGAGAATGAGCGAGTGAAGCGATTTGTGGGGGTGTGA
- a CDS encoding 5'-nucleotidase C-terminal domain-containing protein, translating into MKHFRKSVVIVLAFIIGMFGTINISYAEAAKAEPIQITILGTSDTHSNLYGFSYEDDMESKNNGLARVSTYLKATRAQNPNTILIDNGDTYQGTILADAIYNQLDVVHPVTKVLNQMKYDAMVLGNHEFNFGMNFVDKIVKELEMPVLAANAVYKDGRELAKPYTIIEKDGVKIGILGLTNPNAPRWDGEKVDSVQFSSVAEIGKKYAKILKEEEKVDLLIVSAHVGFIPEYDEETGADGAEKLLKEVPEIDVLLLGHNHTKNAEQIGNTLVGSPRNNGRDVVQFDLNLAKEDGKLVVVDRAVKTVDMETVEPDQEIRDLIQVEHDTTINFIKGEGGEEDGIEGGGIFGQASADFQPKNEILGIPEGKLRDTAVIDLIAMVQLDISGADVTAVALFQDKSDIKTGDINYGTLFNIYKFDNTLYTVDVTGKELKAFMEWSASHYNTWKPGDISISFDENIPGYRYDMFEGVEYKVDLSKPVGERIVDVTFKGEPLKDDQVLTLAVNNYRYSSGLKANKLVAANKKWESPKAIRDYLAEYIQKEGTIHPVVTNNWEIVGVDLDHPLRDEIINLVNTQKLPVPYNQALNIQELEAQGVIKDGKVVAPATDEVVGQDPEPSEAPVTTTPTPQVESKPEKPEEQKAEVDQETKPEEKKSVVYVVQKGDCLIKIAKKYNVHYLDIAKENNIKNPNLIYPNQKLAITLP; encoded by the coding sequence TTGAAACACTTTAGAAAAAGTGTCGTCATTGTTTTAGCCTTCATTATCGGTATGTTTGGTACAATCAATATTTCCTACGCCGAAGCGGCAAAAGCAGAGCCTATTCAAATTACTATTCTTGGTACCTCGGATACCCATTCCAATCTATACGGTTTTAGTTATGAGGATGATATGGAATCAAAGAACAACGGCTTGGCTCGTGTCTCTACTTACTTAAAGGCAACAAGGGCTCAGAATCCCAACACTATTCTCATCGATAATGGCGATACATATCAGGGGACGATCCTAGCTGATGCAATCTATAATCAACTAGATGTGGTTCATCCCGTTACTAAGGTACTGAATCAGATGAAATATGATGCCATGGTTTTAGGAAATCATGAATTCAATTTTGGCATGAATTTTGTTGATAAAATTGTCAAAGAACTAGAGATGCCTGTTCTTGCAGCAAACGCAGTCTATAAGGATGGCAGAGAGTTAGCCAAGCCTTATACGATCATAGAAAAAGATGGTGTAAAGATCGGTATCCTCGGTCTCACCAATCCCAATGCCCCACGGTGGGATGGAGAAAAGGTAGACTCTGTTCAATTTAGTTCGGTAGCAGAAATAGGTAAGAAATATGCGAAGATTCTTAAGGAAGAGGAGAAGGTGGATCTCCTAATTGTCTCCGCCCACGTGGGCTTCATTCCAGAATATGATGAAGAGACGGGTGCCGATGGTGCAGAGAAATTATTGAAGGAAGTTCCTGAAATCGATGTACTCTTATTAGGTCATAATCATACGAAGAATGCTGAGCAAATCGGCAATACGCTCGTTGGTTCACCGCGAAATAATGGACGTGATGTGGTTCAATTCGATCTCAATCTAGCAAAAGAAGATGGCAAACTCGTAGTCGTTGATAGAGCAGTGAAAACCGTAGATATGGAAACCGTAGAGCCTGATCAAGAGATTCGTGATCTAATCCAAGTAGAGCATGACACCACCATCAACTTTATCAAGGGTGAAGGCGGAGAAGAGGATGGAATTGAAGGGGGAGGCATCTTCGGCCAAGCTTCTGCAGACTTCCAGCCTAAGAATGAAATCCTGGGCATTCCAGAAGGTAAGCTACGGGATACGGCAGTGATTGATTTAATCGCGATGGTCCAGCTGGATATCTCCGGAGCTGATGTAACGGCTGTGGCCCTATTCCAGGATAAGTCCGATATTAAGACTGGCGATATCAATTATGGAACCCTATTCAATATCTATAAATTTGATAACACCTTATATACAGTGGATGTAACAGGCAAAGAGTTAAAGGCATTCATGGAATGGTCCGCTTCTCACTATAATACATGGAAGCCCGGCGATATCTCCATCTCCTTCGATGAGAATATCCCTGGATATCGTTATGATATGTTTGAAGGCGTAGAGTATAAGGTAGACTTATCCAAGCCCGTCGGTGAGAGAATCGTTGATGTAACATTCAAAGGTGAACCATTAAAGGATGATCAAGTATTAACCTTAGCCGTAAACAATTATCGCTACTCCAGTGGATTAAAGGCGAATAAGCTTGTAGCAGCCAATAAAAAGTGGGAATCACCCAAGGCGATTCGAGATTACCTCGCTGAATATATTCAAAAAGAAGGCACCATCCATCCTGTCGTAACAAACAACTGGGAGATCGTCGGGGTAGACTTAGATCATCCTCTTCGTGATGAGATTATTAACTTAGTCAATACGCAAAAATTGCCCGTACCATATAACCAAGCTCTTAATATTCAAGAGCTAGAAGCGCAAGGTGTCATTAAGGATGGGAAGGTCGTAGCACCAGCAACAGATGAAGTTGTAGGGCAAGATCCGGAGCCTTCTGAAGCTCCTGTCACGACCACACCCACACCACAGGTAGAGTCGAAGCCAGAGAAGCCTGAAGAGCAGAAGGCTGAAGTAGATCAGGAGACCAAACCGGAAGAGAAGAAGTCGGTTGTCTATGTGGTGCAAAAAGGCGACTGCCTAATCAAGATTGCGAAAAAATATAATGTACATTACCTCGATATTGCCAAAGAGAACAACATCAAGAATCCCAACTTGATTTATCCCAATCAAAAGTTGGCCATCACTTTACCATAG
- a CDS encoding AAA family ATPase, translating to MTTVVRVYEVEITNLKNVKKGSFHTNSNFAHMDKADIIGFYGQNGSGKTSVVDAFNLLKILLSAKLSNKDQFILPKLTDNLLYLNEEFIGLMFKFLVKNQYGEFYVHYHTSLMAGEERLQVMKEEISYRENEKNKRFKVLISKNKNQISIRNKSVNEMNESERVTCMVANKMAATSYTSFVFREELQEVLKDFFNEIEAEIIKNLSVDFNRDLHVIDTVQYGLLVANIIMPFSIHLENKRGNIPYEMQDTMVLPLHVYRVIKDVITQTNIVLQTIIPGLQIKIREINTQKLSDGKEGIRFEFLSKRGEIELPLRSESEGILKIISILSTLIAVYNNSNACVVVDELDAGIFEYLLGELLEVLHDNGKGQLLFTSHNLRILEVLPIRNLWFTTPNENNRYLQLKGVKKLSNARDIYLRAIQLGGQDEEIYAETNLYDIKRAFRKAGESNGESHE from the coding sequence ATGACAACTGTTGTCAGGGTTTATGAAGTAGAAATTACTAACCTGAAAAATGTTAAAAAAGGATCCTTCCATACAAATTCTAATTTTGCTCATATGGATAAGGCAGATATTATTGGATTTTATGGACAAAATGGCTCTGGAAAAACAAGTGTTGTTGATGCATTTAATTTGTTGAAAATCTTGCTATCTGCGAAGCTATCTAACAAGGATCAATTTATATTGCCTAAGTTGACGGATAATTTACTATATTTAAATGAAGAATTCATTGGATTGATGTTTAAATTTCTCGTAAAGAATCAATATGGTGAGTTCTATGTACATTACCATACATCTTTAATGGCTGGGGAAGAACGACTACAAGTAATGAAAGAGGAGATATCTTATCGTGAAAATGAGAAGAATAAGCGATTCAAAGTACTAATATCTAAAAATAAGAACCAAATCTCCATTCGCAATAAATCAGTCAATGAAATGAATGAATCAGAAAGAGTCACATGCATGGTCGCAAACAAAATGGCTGCAACGAGCTATACTTCTTTTGTGTTTAGAGAAGAACTACAAGAAGTGTTAAAGGATTTCTTTAATGAAATTGAGGCTGAAATTATCAAAAATCTATCAGTTGATTTTAATCGGGATTTACATGTTATCGATACTGTACAATATGGTCTTCTTGTTGCGAATATTATTATGCCCTTTAGTATTCACTTAGAAAATAAACGTGGTAATATTCCCTATGAAATGCAGGACACGATGGTATTACCATTACATGTATATAGAGTTATTAAAGATGTGATTACTCAGACTAACATTGTTTTACAGACAATTATTCCAGGTCTTCAAATAAAGATTAGAGAGATTAATACTCAAAAGTTAAGTGATGGAAAGGAAGGCATAAGGTTTGAGTTCCTCTCTAAAAGGGGAGAAATTGAGCTTCCCCTCAGAAGTGAGTCTGAAGGAATTTTGAAAATCATCTCTATTTTGAGTACACTCATTGCTGTTTATAATAACTCAAATGCATGCGTTGTGGTTGATGAACTTGATGCTGGAATTTTTGAATATCTACTTGGAGAGTTATTAGAAGTATTACATGACAATGGAAAGGGACAACTGCTTTTCACATCGCATAATTTACGTATTTTAGAAGTGCTACCGATTCGCAATTTATGGTTTACAACACCAAATGAAAATAATCGTTATCTCCAATTAAAGGGTGTGAAAAAATTAAGTAATGCACGAGATATTTATCTACGTGCTATACAGTTAGGTGGCCAAGACGAAGAGATTTATGCTGAAACTAATCTCTATGATATTAAAAGAGCCTTTAGAAAAGCAGGAGAATCAAACGGTGAAAGCCATGAATAA